Proteins encoded in a region of the Apilactobacillus apisilvae genome:
- the mreD gene encoding rod shape-determining protein MreD: MLSHSPLRYILPIGILIALFLDGSISLVFSHLLFNGYYFIPQLTFLWLFYAMFFQYRINLRIEWWSALAGLLFDSYYTGILGVYVFIFPLAIYVGKKLYKYFSVNIFSALLIYIIDIFLIYYLSFFANRLKHLTEMSDSFFLTHVLGPTLIINVILLIFLYIPCQLLFDHLN; the protein is encoded by the coding sequence ATGTTAAGTCATTCTCCTTTAAGATATATTTTACCAATTGGAATTTTGATTGCATTATTTTTAGATGGTTCGATTTCATTGGTATTTAGTCACTTATTATTTAACGGTTATTACTTTATTCCACAACTAACTTTTTTATGGTTGTTTTATGCAATGTTTTTTCAGTATCGGATAAATCTCAGAATTGAATGGTGGTCTGCTTTAGCAGGGCTATTATTTGATTCTTACTATACAGGAATATTGGGAGTATATGTATTTATATTTCCCTTGGCTATTTATGTTGGTAAAAAATTATATAAGTATTTTTCAGTAAATATATTTAGTGCTTTATTAATTTATATAATAGATATTTTTTTAATATATTATTTATCATTTTTTGCTAATAGATTAAAACACTTAACTGAAATGTCAGATAGCTTTTTTTTGACTCATGTTTTGGGCCCTACTTTAATAATTAATGTTATTTTATTAATTTTTTTGTATATTCCTTGTCAGTTACTATTTGATCACTTAAACTAA
- a CDS encoding septum site-determining protein MinC, with the protein MQSVVLKGTQSGYEIILDESSSFNKINDDLSSLLDRLSQENINNSEDVKLNVQLGNRLFSEKQEETIEMNVAKHHGIKIGQFLSNVLTKEDAKQQFMQKYIEPISKTIRNGQEVYVDGDILFFGTIHEGGKLISSGNIYNMGDIRGIVQSGYPDSEDKLIIGNLHNAQQVRVGEQYDIVSDNPIKDSENTVVYVNDLHLLSYGKINELKGINPKFFNRIGGII; encoded by the coding sequence ATGCAATCAGTTGTATTGAAAGGTACTCAATCCGGTTATGAAATAATATTAGATGAGTCATCTAGTTTTAATAAAATTAATGATGATTTATCATCTTTATTAGATCGCTTGAGTCAAGAAAATATTAATAATTCAGAAGATGTTAAACTAAATGTTCAATTAGGTAATCGATTATTTTCAGAAAAGCAAGAAGAAACAATTGAAATGAATGTTGCTAAACATCATGGTATAAAAATTGGTCAATTTTTGTCTAATGTTTTAACCAAAGAAGATGCTAAACAGCAATTTATGCAAAAATACATTGAACCAATCAGTAAAACTATTCGTAATGGTCAAGAGGTTTATGTTGACGGTGATATATTATTTTTTGGTACAATTCATGAAGGAGGTAAGCTAATATCCTCTGGAAATATTTATAATATGGGAGACATTCGTGGTATTGTTCAATCAGGATATCCTGATTCAGAAGATAAATTAATTATTGGTAATTTACATAATGCACAACAGGTTAGAGTTGGGGAACAATATGATATTGTGTCTGATAATCCAATTAAAGATTCTGAAAATACTGTTGTTTATGTTAATGATTTACATCTATTAAGTTATGGTAAAATTAATGAATTAAAAGGAATTAATCCAAAATTCTTTAATCGTATTGGAGGCATCATTTAA
- a CDS encoding valine--tRNA ligase, whose translation MSKETEMSTKYDHSAVENGRYQTWLDEDVFKPSGDKRAKPYSIVLPPPNVTGKLHLGHAWDTTLQDMLIRQKRMLGYDTVWVPGMDHAGIATQAKVEAKLAEQGISRYDLGREKFVDKVWEWKDEYASTIKQQWAKMGLSLDYSRERFTLDDGLSEAVQKVFVDLYNKGLIYRGQYIINWDPKAQTALSDIEVVHKDDKGAFYHVKYPFADGVTFDGKDYIEIATTRPETMFGDVAVAVHPDDERYKELIGKKIVVPLVNREIPVIADKYVDPEFGTGMVKITPAHDPNDFKVGNRHDLKRINTMNGDATMNENAGKYNGMDRFEARKAMVKDLEDQQYMLSVDPIVHAVGHSERTGVQIESRLSTQWFVKMKPLADRAVENQSTDDKVNFIPKRFENTFTQWMDNIHDWVISRQLWWGHRIPAWYNKQSGEMYVGMEAPKDAENWEQDPDVLDTWFSSALWPFSTLGWPDENSADFKRYFPTNTLVTGYDIIFFWVSRMIFQSLTFTNERPFKDVLLHGLMRDSQGRKMSKSLGNGIDPMDVIDKYGVDSLRWFLATGNTAGQDVRFSYEKIESAWNFINKIWNASRYVIMNLGDMDKPVLPDKSEWNLADRWILSRMNNVVTQVTDLFEKYNFGEAGRALYDFIWNDFCDWYIEMSKETLNGDDAKAKENTRNILAYVLDKILKLMHPMMPFVTEKIWLTMPHEGKSIMVAPYPVENKEFNDDQAEKNMSALIELIKVVRNIRAKANAPMSSSIDLLVKTDNAELKNIFETNRHYIDRFCHPKKFNVGSDIEAPKLSMTGIITDAEISIPLAELVDLDEEITRIQKDIDNYTFEVQRAEKKLANKRFVDNAPEQVVNAEKEKQTDNESKLEAAKQRLEDIKSQK comes from the coding sequence ATGTCTAAAGAAACAGAAATGTCCACAAAGTATGATCATAGTGCTGTTGAAAACGGACGTTATCAAACTTGGTTAGACGAAGACGTTTTTAAACCAAGTGGCGATAAAAGAGCAAAACCATATTCAATTGTTTTGCCACCACCAAATGTTACTGGTAAGTTGCATTTAGGTCACGCTTGGGATACTACATTGCAAGATATGCTAATCAGACAAAAAAGAATGCTTGGTTACGATACAGTATGGGTTCCTGGGATGGATCATGCTGGAATTGCTACTCAAGCTAAAGTTGAAGCTAAATTAGCCGAACAAGGTATTTCCAGATATGATTTAGGACGTGAAAAATTTGTCGATAAAGTATGGGAATGGAAAGATGAATATGCTTCTACCATTAAGCAACAATGGGCTAAAATGGGTCTTTCATTGGATTATAGTAGAGAACGTTTTACTTTAGACGATGGATTATCAGAGGCTGTTCAAAAAGTGTTTGTTGATTTATACAACAAGGGCTTGATTTATCGTGGCCAATACATTATTAACTGGGATCCTAAAGCACAAACTGCTTTATCAGATATTGAAGTTGTTCATAAAGATGATAAAGGTGCTTTTTACCATGTTAAATATCCATTTGCTGATGGTGTGACTTTTGATGGTAAAGATTACATTGAAATTGCCACTACTCGTCCAGAAACTATGTTCGGTGATGTTGCTGTTGCTGTTCATCCCGACGATGAACGTTACAAGGAATTAATTGGTAAGAAAATTGTAGTTCCGCTAGTGAACCGCGAAATTCCAGTGATTGCTGATAAGTATGTAGATCCAGAATTTGGAACTGGAATGGTAAAAATCACACCTGCTCACGACCCTAACGACTTTAAAGTTGGAAACCGTCACGACTTAAAGCGCATCAATACCATGAATGGCGATGCTACCATGAATGAAAACGCTGGAAAGTATAATGGGATGGATCGTTTTGAAGCCAGAAAAGCAATGGTTAAAGACCTTGAAGATCAACAATATATGTTAAGTGTTGATCCAATTGTCCATGCAGTTGGTCATTCAGAAAGAACCGGTGTACAAATAGAATCAAGACTTTCAACTCAATGGTTTGTTAAAATGAAGCCTTTAGCTGACCGTGCAGTTGAAAATCAATCTACTGATGATAAAGTTAATTTTATTCCAAAACGTTTTGAAAATACTTTTACTCAATGGATGGATAACATTCATGATTGGGTTATTTCACGCCAATTATGGTGGGGACATAGAATTCCAGCTTGGTACAACAAGCAATCTGGCGAAATGTATGTTGGAATGGAAGCACCTAAAGACGCCGAAAATTGGGAACAAGATCCAGATGTTCTTGATACTTGGTTCTCATCAGCATTATGGCCTTTCTCAACTTTAGGTTGGCCTGATGAAAATTCTGCTGATTTCAAACGTTATTTCCCAACTAATACTTTGGTTACTGGATATGATATTATCTTTTTCTGGGTTTCTCGTATGATTTTCCAAAGCTTAACATTTACGAATGAACGTCCATTTAAAGATGTGTTACTACATGGATTAATGCGTGATTCACAAGGTCGTAAGATGAGCAAATCATTAGGTAACGGAATCGATCCAATGGATGTTATCGATAAGTATGGTGTTGATTCACTAAGATGGTTCTTAGCAACTGGTAATACTGCCGGACAAGATGTTCGCTTTAGTTATGAAAAAATCGAATCAGCATGGAATTTCATTAATAAGATTTGGAATGCTAGTCGTTATGTAATCATGAATTTAGGTGATATGGATAAACCAGTATTACCTGATAAAAGTGAATGGAATTTAGCTGATCGGTGGATTTTAAGTCGTATGAATAATGTCGTTACTCAAGTAACTGATTTATTTGAAAAGTATAACTTTGGTGAAGCTGGTCGTGCTTTATATGACTTTATCTGGAATGACTTTTGTGACTGGTATATTGAAATGAGTAAGGAAACTCTTAACGGTGATGATGCTAAAGCTAAAGAAAACACCAGAAATATCTTGGCTTATGTTTTAGATAAAATTCTAAAATTAATGCACCCAATGATGCCATTTGTAACTGAAAAAATTTGGTTAACAATGCCTCATGAAGGTAAATCTATTATGGTTGCTCCATATCCAGTTGAAAATAAAGAATTTAATGATGATCAGGCCGAAAAGAATATGTCTGCATTGATTGAATTAATCAAGGTTGTTAGAAATATTCGTGCTAAGGCTAATGCTCCAATGTCATCATCAATTGATTTATTAGTTAAAACTGATAATGCTGAATTAAAGAATATTTTTGAAACTAATCGTCATTATATTGATCGTTTCTGTCATCCAAAGAAATTTAATGTAGGTTCAGATATTGAAGCACCTAAATTATCAATGACTGGAATTATTACTGATGCTGAAATTAGTATTCCATTAGCTGAACTTGTTGATTTAGATGAAGAAATTACTCGTATTCAAAAAGATATTGATAATTATACATTTGAAGTTCAACGTGCCGAAAAGAAACTTGCTAACAAGCGTTTTGTTGATAATGCACCTGAACAAGTTGTTAATGCTGAAAAAGAAAAACAAACTGATAATGAATCTAAATTAGAAGCTGCTAAACAAAGACTAGAAGATATTAAAAGTCAAAAATAA
- a CDS encoding amino acid ABC transporter permease, which produces MKYVFEILPSLFSGVVTTLEIFGLTLLISIPLGIVVSLALTGKKIIKSIFAFYVWIMRGTPLLLQLIFIFYGLPIIGVVFPRFEAALIAFSLNYAAYFAEIFRGGFQSIPQNQFESAKMLRLSRWQTLRKIVIPQVVKIVLPSIGNEVINLVKDSSLVYVIGIGDLLQAGNIATARDVTLLPLILVAVFYLILTAILTFILRRLEKSLNYWK; this is translated from the coding sequence ATGAAGTATGTGTTTGAAATATTGCCATCTTTATTTTCTGGAGTAGTAACAACTTTAGAAATTTTTGGCTTAACATTACTAATTTCTATTCCATTAGGAATAGTTGTATCACTTGCTTTAACTGGTAAGAAGATTATTAAATCTATTTTTGCATTTTATGTATGGATAATGCGTGGAACACCATTATTACTACAGCTTATCTTTATTTTTTATGGACTTCCAATTATTGGGGTAGTTTTTCCTAGATTTGAAGCGGCATTAATTGCTTTTTCTTTAAACTATGCTGCTTATTTTGCTGAAATATTTCGTGGTGGTTTTCAATCAATTCCACAAAATCAATTTGAAAGTGCTAAAATGCTGAGATTATCTAGGTGGCAAACATTAAGAAAAATTGTAATTCCACAAGTCGTTAAAATTGTTTTACCATCAATCGGAAATGAAGTAATCAATTTAGTTAAGGACTCATCACTAGTTTATGTAATTGGAATTGGTGATTTATTACAAGCAGGTAATATTGCCACAGCACGTGATGTTACATTGTTACCTTTAATTTTAGTTGCAGTATTCTATTTGATACTAACGGCAATTTTAACTTTCATATTAAGAAGATTAGAAAAAAGTTTGAATTACTGGAAATAA
- the mreC gene encoding rod shape-determining protein MreC has product MHKFFSNRKWVIVIVCLVLSIGFMTLSVSTRNNRAMPPFIQRFGNDIVGIADTVVAFPINTVRHGSENINNLINTYKENQRLKTQVDNVVATKVKNQAVEQENSQLKRQLKMNSGMTDYTPINAEVLSRTPSAWQNQLIINKGQSAGVKKYMPVLGGNGLIGRISEVNTTNSKVELISNNSDSNNKFSVQIINRKGKIVNGLINGFDRSTGELVMGHLNTKIQLQKGDKVSTNGLGGITPKGLYVGSVSKNKKDDYGTSSKIYIKSPSDINDLEAVTVAAKQQ; this is encoded by the coding sequence ATGCACAAATTTTTCTCCAATCGTAAATGGGTAATTGTAATAGTTTGTTTAGTTTTAAGTATAGGTTTTATGACTCTATCAGTTAGTACCAGAAACAATCGAGCAATGCCACCTTTTATTCAACGATTTGGGAACGATATTGTTGGAATTGCTGACACAGTTGTTGCTTTTCCAATTAATACGGTTCGACATGGTTCAGAAAATATTAATAATTTAATTAATACCTACAAAGAAAATCAACGATTAAAAACGCAAGTTGATAATGTAGTTGCCACCAAAGTTAAAAATCAAGCTGTAGAGCAGGAAAATAGTCAGTTAAAAAGACAATTAAAAATGAATTCAGGGATGACAGATTATACTCCCATCAATGCAGAAGTATTATCAAGAACCCCTTCTGCATGGCAAAATCAATTGATTATTAACAAAGGTCAAAGTGCTGGAGTTAAAAAATATATGCCTGTATTAGGTGGTAATGGTTTAATTGGTAGAATTTCAGAAGTTAACACTACTAATAGTAAAGTGGAATTAATTTCTAATAACTCTGACTCTAATAATAAATTTTCTGTTCAAATCATTAATCGTAAGGGTAAAATTGTTAATGGTTTGATTAATGGCTTTGATAGATCTACTGGAGAACTAGTAATGGGTCATTTAAATACTAAAATTCAGTTGCAAAAGGGTGATAAAGTATCTACAAATGGACTAGGTGGTATTACTCCTAAGGGACTTTATGTAGGATCAGTTTCTAAAAATAAAAAAGACGATTATGGAACTTCATCTAAAATTTATATTAAATCTCCATCCGATATAAATGATTTAGAAGCAGTTACTGTAGCTGCTAAACAACAATAG
- a CDS encoding amino acid ABC transporter ATP-binding protein, whose amino-acid sequence MFKIKNLNKSFQNKQIIKNMDLSVNSDEILGIVGPSGAGKTTLLRCITGLEEVDSGEFYIDDKQFDPTNNSESLIGVVFQDFGLFPNLKVIDNITLAPQLVLKKSKMDAEKEAKILIDQLDLNGKEDLYPYQLSGGQKQRVAIVRTLAMHPKIICYDEPTSALDPKLSEEVGKIILNLKNQNITQLVVTHDTNFANQISDKIKEVKPI is encoded by the coding sequence ATGTTTAAAATAAAAAATTTAAATAAAAGTTTTCAAAATAAACAAATTATAAAAAATATGGATTTATCGGTTAATAGTGATGAAATATTAGGAATAGTTGGGCCTTCTGGTGCCGGTAAAACAACACTTCTTAGATGTATAACCGGTTTAGAAGAAGTTGATTCAGGTGAATTTTATATTGATGATAAACAATTTGACCCAACGAATAATTCTGAATCTCTAATTGGTGTTGTGTTTCAAGATTTTGGCCTTTTTCCCAACTTAAAGGTAATTGATAATATTACCTTGGCTCCACAATTGGTTTTAAAAAAATCTAAAATGGATGCAGAAAAAGAAGCTAAAATTTTAATTGATCAATTAGATTTAAATGGAAAAGAAGATTTGTATCCATATCAGTTATCTGGTGGACAAAAGCAACGGGTAGCAATTGTTCGAACCTTGGCGATGCATCCTAAAATAATTTGCTACGATGAACCTACATCTGCATTGGATCCCAAGTTAAGTGAGGAAGTCGGTAAAATAATTTTGAATTTGAAAAATCAAAATATTACCCAGTTGGTAGTTACTCACGATACTAATTTTGCTAATCAAATTTCGGATAAAATAAAAGAAGTAAAACCAATTTAA
- a CDS encoding amino acid ABC transporter substrate-binding protein: MNKRYLKFIILFLSFCSIFILSGCQSLTQKANTQDNWSKIKKNKKVTIGLDVTFVPMGYENKSGQITGFDVDLAKAVFKKYDIKPIFQPIDWSMNVTELRNGTIDLIWNGFSATPERKKNVAFSNPYLSNEQELVSLKSSHINNFKDMNNKVLGVQSGSSGLNDINNDPSVLKNRIKNNSPILYNSFTNAFIDLTHKRIDGLLIDSNYANYYIAHQSDPSMYKVSTGKFPDEQFGVGMRKGDKTLKDKINLRLHELAKNGELKKICQKWFGNKYKSPLLNIEKYKEE; the protein is encoded by the coding sequence GTGAATAAAAGATATTTGAAATTTATAATCTTATTTTTGTCTTTTTGTTCAATCTTCATTTTAAGTGGTTGTCAATCACTAACACAAAAAGCTAATACTCAAGATAATTGGTCTAAAATAAAAAAGAATAAGAAAGTTACTATTGGTCTAGATGTTACCTTTGTACCGATGGGATATGAAAATAAAAGTGGTCAAATTACTGGATTTGATGTTGATTTAGCCAAAGCAGTCTTTAAAAAATACGATATTAAACCCATTTTTCAACCAATTGATTGGTCTATGAATGTTACTGAATTGCGTAATGGAACAATTGATTTAATTTGGAATGGATTTTCTGCCACTCCAGAGCGTAAGAAGAATGTAGCTTTTTCTAATCCTTATTTGTCGAATGAACAAGAATTAGTTTCACTTAAATCTTCACATATTAATAATTTTAAAGATATGAATAATAAAGTATTAGGTGTCCAAAGTGGTTCTTCAGGATTAAATGATATTAACAATGATCCTAGTGTTTTAAAAAATCGGATTAAAAATAATTCACCAATCTTATATAACTCTTTTACTAATGCTTTTATTGACTTAACTCATAAGAGAATTGATGGATTATTAATTGATAGTAATTATGCTAACTATTATATTGCACACCAATCTGATCCTTCAATGTATAAAGTTTCTACTGGTAAATTTCCCGATGAACAATTTGGTGTTGGTATGAGAAAGGGCGATAAAACTTTAAAAGATAAAATTAATTTAAGACTACATGAATTAGCTAAAAATGGTGAATTGAAAAAGATTTGCCAAAAGTGGTTTGGCAATAAATATAAATCGCCGTTATTGAATATTGAAAAATATAAGGAGGAATAA
- a CDS encoding rod shape-determining protein produces the protein MFGFGTKNIGIDLGTANTIVYVDGKQIVLREPSVVAKNTKNGEIVAVGQEARDMIGRTPASIAAIRPMKDGVIADYDTTVTMLKYYINKTVGHSSGKPYVMVCVPSGITAVEKRAVIDATRVAGARDAYVIEEPFAAAIGAGLPIMDPTGSMVVDIGGGTTDVATISLGGIVSSRSLRVAGDRLNDAIATYIRKNYNLLIGERTAEKLKWDIGSASLEAAKNIENVTIRGRYLLTGLPKSIEISAEDVAKAIEEPIQEIISTVKETLEETSPEISADVIDHGIVLTGGGALLKNLPQVISEATKVPVSVAKTPLDCVAIGTGESLKNIDVMKRK, from the coding sequence GTGTTTGGATTTGGAACTAAAAACATTGGAATTGATTTAGGAACTGCAAACACAATTGTTTATGTTGACGGTAAACAAATTGTGTTAAGAGAACCTTCAGTTGTCGCTAAAAATACTAAAAATGGAGAAATTGTTGCAGTAGGACAAGAAGCAAGAGACATGATTGGTCGTACGCCTGCAAGTATTGCTGCTATTCGTCCGATGAAAGATGGTGTTATTGCAGATTATGATACTACTGTAACTATGCTAAAATATTATATTAACAAAACTGTGGGTCATTCATCAGGTAAACCATATGTAATGGTATGTGTACCTAGTGGAATTACTGCTGTTGAAAAACGTGCTGTAATCGATGCTACTAGAGTTGCTGGTGCCAGAGATGCCTATGTAATTGAAGAGCCATTTGCTGCTGCTATTGGGGCTGGACTCCCAATTATGGATCCTACTGGTAGTATGGTAGTGGATATTGGTGGAGGAACGACTGATGTTGCTACTATCTCACTTGGTGGAATCGTATCAAGTCGTTCATTAAGAGTTGCTGGTGATCGTTTAAACGATGCAATCGCTACATACATTCGTAAAAACTATAACTTGCTAATTGGTGAAAGAACTGCTGAAAAATTAAAATGGGATATTGGTTCAGCTTCATTAGAAGCAGCTAAGAATATTGAAAATGTTACTATTCGTGGTCGTTACTTATTAACTGGACTCCCAAAAAGCATTGAAATTTCAGCAGAAGATGTTGCTAAAGCGATTGAAGAGCCAATTCAAGAAATTATTAGTACTGTTAAGGAAACTCTAGAAGAAACATCACCTGAAATTTCAGCAGATGTTATTGATCATGGTATTGTTTTAACAGGTGGTGGAGCCTTACTTAAAAATCTACCACAAGTTATCTCTGAGGCCACTAAAGTTCCTGTTTCCGTTGCTAAAACCCCGCTTGATTGCGTTGCAATCGGAACTGGTGAATCACTAAAAAATATTGATGTAATGAAGAGAAAATAG
- a CDS encoding bifunctional folylpolyglutamate synthase/dihydrofolate synthase, giving the protein MNYEDAINFIHGRHKFSKHPTLDVIKSLLFKLNNPQDKINGIHIAGTNGKGSTLTFLRNIFQAEGLNVGSFTSPFLIKFNERISVNGIPIKDSEIIDLINLIKPIVEQMDDDLAGDGPTEFEIVTTMMFLYFAKNPVDIVLVEVGIGGLLDSTNVFTPKVSVITTIGYDHMKILGNTLSEIAAQKAGIVKEKVDCVVGKLPTEALNVIKSICEDKRSKLFIPDYNYCIHKEREGSWSEKFLFSDNKNELKDLTIKMLGNYQIDNAGCAIEAYVRYKALNNEPINVKVIKKGLLNSFWAGRFEKVSVDPLVVIDGAHNQPAIVELADLLKNHFHNYDIYIVLAILDDKQYMNMINILAKIKNVHITLTEFNGPNNRKSTDMSEVIGDIYSENKVNFVPQWKLAIMDNAKQMSADDLLLITGSLYFISDVRKLFY; this is encoded by the coding sequence ATGAATTATGAAGATGCTATAAATTTTATTCATGGAAGACATAAGTTTAGTAAGCATCCCACTTTAGATGTTATAAAATCACTTTTATTTAAACTAAATAATCCTCAAGATAAAATTAATGGGATTCATATTGCAGGAACCAATGGTAAAGGATCAACTTTAACTTTTTTGAGAAATATTTTTCAAGCAGAAGGATTAAATGTTGGAAGTTTTACTTCACCATTTTTAATTAAATTTAATGAGCGGATTAGCGTTAATGGAATACCAATTAAAGATAGTGAAATTATTGATTTAATTAATTTAATCAAACCAATTGTAGAGCAAATGGACGATGATTTAGCAGGTGATGGACCCACAGAATTTGAAATTGTAACTACTATGATGTTTTTATATTTTGCTAAAAATCCAGTAGATATTGTTTTAGTAGAAGTAGGAATCGGTGGCTTGCTTGATTCAACGAATGTTTTTACGCCCAAAGTTTCAGTTATTACTACAATTGGTTATGATCATATGAAAATATTAGGCAATACATTAAGTGAAATTGCAGCTCAAAAAGCGGGAATTGTTAAAGAGAAAGTAGATTGTGTAGTTGGTAAATTACCAACAGAAGCATTGAATGTTATAAAATCAATTTGTGAAGATAAGCGAAGTAAATTATTTATTCCAGATTACAATTATTGTATTCATAAAGAAAGGGAAGGCTCATGGAGTGAAAAATTTTTATTTTCAGATAATAAAAATGAGCTAAAAGATTTAACCATTAAAATGTTAGGCAATTATCAGATTGACAATGCGGGGTGTGCAATTGAAGCCTATGTTCGTTACAAAGCATTAAATAATGAACCTATAAATGTTAAAGTTATAAAAAAAGGCTTGTTAAATTCTTTTTGGGCGGGGCGTTTTGAAAAAGTTAGCGTTGACCCACTAGTCGTGATAGATGGAGCTCATAATCAACCAGCAATTGTAGAGTTAGCTGATTTATTAAAAAATCATTTTCACAACTACGACATTTATATTGTTTTAGCAATCCTGGATGATAAGCAGTATATGAACATGATTAATATATTAGCTAAGATAAAAAATGTTCATATAACTTTAACAGAATTTAACGGACCTAATAATCGTAAATCCACTGACATGAGTGAAGTTATTGGGGATATTTATTCAGAAAATAAAGTTAATTTTGTTCCCCAATGGAAATTAGCAATTATGGATAATGCTAAGCAAATGTCTGCTGATGATTTATTATTAATTACTGGTTCATTATATTTTATTTCGGATGTTAGAAAACTTTTTTATTAA
- the minD gene encoding septum site-determining protein MinD: MGKAIVITSGKGGVGKTTSSANIGIALAMMGKRVCLLDLDIGLRNLDVVLGLDNRVMYDIVDVADGRANLAQALVKDKRFNDALYLLPAAQNTDKNALNQQQVKDIVDELKPDFDYVFIDCPAGIEQGFINAVSGAEGAIVVTTPEISAVRDADRVIGLLEQHPLKESPKLIINRIRTSLMQDDSYMDIDEITRHLGIDLLGIILDDDKVISTSNSGKSIVMNPDNPTAQGYRNIARRLEGETVPLMNINKANKKEGFWSKLSHLFGRKK, from the coding sequence ATGGGAAAAGCTATTGTAATTACTTCAGGTAAAGGTGGAGTTGGCAAGACAACTTCCAGTGCAAACATCGGAATTGCGTTAGCTATGATGGGTAAAAGAGTTTGCTTACTTGATTTAGATATTGGATTAAGAAACTTGGATGTTGTTCTAGGTTTAGATAATCGTGTTATGTATGATATTGTTGATGTTGCAGATGGTAGAGCCAATTTAGCGCAAGCTTTAGTTAAAGATAAAAGATTTAATGATGCTTTATACTTATTGCCTGCAGCTCAAAATACCGATAAAAATGCTTTAAATCAACAACAAGTTAAGGATATTGTCGATGAATTAAAGCCTGATTTTGATTATGTTTTTATTGATTGTCCAGCGGGAATTGAACAAGGCTTTATTAATGCAGTTTCTGGAGCTGAAGGTGCAATTGTGGTTACAACTCCAGAAATATCTGCAGTAAGAGATGCCGATCGAGTAATTGGATTATTGGAACAGCATCCATTGAAAGAATCACCTAAGTTAATTATAAATAGAATTAGAACTTCATTAATGCAAGACGATAGTTATATGGATATTGATGAAATTACCAGGCATTTAGGAATTGATTTGTTGGGAATCATCTTAGATGATGATAAAGTTATTAGTACATCTAATAGTGGTAAATCAATTGTTATGAATCCTGATAATCCAACTGCTCAAGGCTATCGTAATATTGCTAGAAGGTTAGAAGGAGAAACAGTTCCTTTAATGAATATCAATAAAGCAAATAAAAAAGAAGGCTTCTGGAGTAAGCTTTCACATTTATTTGGCCGCAAAAAGTAA